GTTTGTACCATTCCATTGACACGTGGAGGCCCACCAAAGAAACCTTTGGTTCCCTCTGGCCCAAAGATCCAATCTAATGAacagaaaaatattattcagGTTAGAACCTTCCAGGATCTGCTGAAGGATGAGTATGATGAAGATTTGTTTGACTACTATGCCACCACACAACTTGTTTTGGTTTCTTTGGATGGGACTGTGAAAGAAATTGGGCCTCCAGGTGTATACACATCAACTGAGCCTTCCCCAGATCAGAAGTACCTTTTGATTAGTTCAATCCACCGACCTTATTCTTTTATTGTACCATGCGGAAGATTTCCAAGAAAGGTCGAAGTTTGGACAACTGATGGGAAATTTGTCAGGGAACTTTGTGACTTGCCACTGGCGGAGGACATCCCCATTGCATTCAGTAGCGTCCGAAAAGGGATGCGATCAATCAATTGGAGAGCAGATAAGCCATCTACGCTTTACTGGTATGTCTTTAAAAGTTACGCTCATATGTGCGAATGACTTTCAATGACTGCTCATGTTGTATTGTGTATATTAACCCAATTAACTATCATGCTTTTGGGTTTATAGGGCAGAGACACAAGATGGAGGTGATGCAAAAGTAGAAGTTACTCCACGtgatataatttatacacaGCCTGCTAAGCCTCTAGAAGGTGAAAAGCCAGCAATCTTACACCAACTTGATCTTCGCTACGGGTATGAAGATATATATAAGGTTTTTTTGGCATAAATATCTCCAGATAGATTTTTAAATGATGGAAGTTGACAAGTTGCAAAGCTCATAGTTCTGCTCATAAAGCTTATAATACACATAATAGGTGAAATTATTGCCAGAGAGTTAGACCACTTTCCAAATATTGTGAACTTAAATATTtcatagttatttttatttaaatcaaccTGTGACAAACTCTAAGCTTGCTTGGCCATCCTGCTTAATGTTATGGCCCAGAATCTGATTATGTATTCTTTGTCATCTTCACAGAGGGATATCTTGGTGTGATGATTCACTGGCCCTAGTTTATGAATCTTGGTACAAGACAAGGCGAACAAGAACCTGGATAATATCTCCTGGATCTAAAGGTGTGAGTCCCCGTATATTATTTGATCGGTCATCAGAAGATGTGTACTCTGATCCTGGCTCTCCCATGATGAGGAGAACAGCTACTGGAACTTATGTGATTGCAaaactaaagaaagaaaatgatgaaggCACTTATCTTTTACTTAATGGACGTGGTGCTACACCAGAAGGGAGCATTCCCTTTCTTGATTTGTTTGACATGTAAGTTTTAAACTCttctttttgtatatttttagtGTTTTATCACTTGTTGTGGCTAGTGATTCAAACCAAATTCTACCAGAAATACAGGCAACAAAGAACGAATATGGGAGAGTGATAAGGAAAAATTTTATGAGACCACTGTTGCTTTAATGTCTGACCAGACAGAAGGGGACATACACATTAATCAGTTGAAAATACTGACATCCAAAGAGTCAAAAACTGAAAATACCCAATATTTTATCCAGAGTTGGCCAGATAAGAAATCTtgtcaaattacaaattttcctCACCCATATCCGCAGTTGACGTCATTGCACAAGGAGATGATCAAATATCAGAGAAAGGATGGGGTTCAACTTACTGCAACCTTATACTTGCCACCATGTTATGATCCATCAAAAGATGGCCCTCTTCCATGTTTGTTCTGGTCTTATCCAGGAGAATTTAAAAGCAAAGATGCTGCTGGACAAGTTCGTGGTTCTCCTAATGAATTTCCTGGCATAGGTCCAACATCACCCCTTGTTTGGCTGGCTAGAAGGCAAGAATTCCCTTTTCTCCTCTTTTGCTTCTACTATGTTTcgatttttttgtgtgtgtttatTTACAAGTTCTTCCTGTGGCTCCATTTTAGTGGCTGATTTTGTTTGAAAGTGCTAGTTCAAATTGCATTTACTCTGCATACTGCAGGTTTGCTGTTTTATCTGGGCCAACAATTCCTATTATTGGTGAAGGTGATGAGGAGGCAAATGATAGGTATTTAATAAGATAGACTtgattcatgtttttgttacCGTCCATACTGATTAATCATAATGCACTTTTTTAGGATAAAAGCTGTAATGTTTATTATTGTAAATAACATTCTTCCCATCATTTTCAAACACATGAGCAATGACATTTGAAATGTTTTACAAATACCAAAACAGGATAGAATTTGCACATTGTTCAAGAAAGATATCTCAATTTTATACTCTCAAAGCAGTCTATATCTCTCTACGATATGTCAAGCTGCACTATTTGACAGTTGTTTTAATTAGGTATGTGGAGCAACTGGTTGCAAGTGCAGAAGCTGCTGTTGAGGAAGTTGTCAAACGTGGGGTAAGATTGTTGATTCCTTTGTGTATGGCCGCTCATGTCATGATACTGAACATAAaattttgactggaatttttcTGGTGATGCCCTTATTCAGGTGGCTCATCCAAGAAAAATTTCTGTTGGAGGACATTCCTATGGTGCATTCATGACTGCAAACCTCCTAGCACATGCCCCTCATCTTTTCTGTTGTGGAATTGCTCGTTCTGGAGCTTACAACAGAACACTTACACCTTTTGGTTTTCAGGTAACAACATATGAAAGTTTCCTCAATCTAtacttatttctttttgttcGTTTCGTTCATTGAGTATATGACTTTATTCTCTTATGTTGTTGCAGAATGAGGATAGAACTCTTTGGGAGGCCACTTCTACATACGTTGAAATGAGCCCTTTCATGTctgcaaataaaattaagaagcCAATCTTAATTATTCATGGAGAAGAAGACAATAATCCAGGAACACTAACTATGCAGGTAGAATAGCTacttaatttgaaattgcaTTGGCTCTCTTGCAATTAGTGATCATCCTATACTTTGATATAacttataagtaatattattatctCACTGTTTGacttttgtataatttaaagtttgagaaaggTAAATGTTTTTATAGCTGGCTTCATGTTTTGCTTCTGACCTATTGTAACTTATTTGCGATTGCATGTGATGCAGTCGGATCGTTTCTTTAATGCTTTGAAAGGTCATGGTGCTCTCTGTCGCCTAGTCCTTCTCCCCTACGAGAGCCATGGCTATGCTGCACGAGAGAGCATCATGCATGTTCTATGGGAAACTGACAGATGGCTGCAGAAATATTGTGTGTCAAATTCTTCTGATGTAAATTCAGATCTTCAGGCATGTAAAGGCAGTGCAAGCAAAGGTGCTACAGTTTCTGAAAACAAAGCAGTTGCTGCCAGTGGAGGCGGTGGACCAGAATTGGCAGATATGGCGGATGAAGAGTCTCGCTCATTGCCAAGGTCATTGCTATGGTAATTTGTTCACTTTTTTTCTCTACGTAATCCAATGGTAAAAGGTTCTTCAAGTCCACTTTATTGTTCTATTTCCATATCGATTCCTTGATATGAACCACAAAAGATGtctgaaattaatttgtttcctGAATTTTTCCTGCTTAAAAATCAGCTTGTATTTTAGAAGCTGTAACACAACTTTAAAAGTcatctactttttttttctgtattgtTTCTTGAAAATCTTCTTGAAGTTTGTGGAGCACAGATTTTCATCACATTCTGGTGAAGAGAAGAAGCATGCATAAGAACATGACAAAGGACAGAATAATTTTAGTTGGTCAGCTTAGAACTTGTAGAACGTAGACCCAATTACCATCTGGTCAACTggcaatattttgttttgtaatgggtagataatttttttaattctagttGTGGTTATTCAATCATTGATGTTAATCTATAGTGTGAATTGGAATAGCAGATTATCCCATGGAGGCAAAGTTGGAGCATCAGTAGTTCATGGATAGGAGTCAATGGCAGAGCACCCCTGTGAAGTGAAAATACAATGGAATTACATGCCtgtatcatatataatatttatacacGAATGTACTGGAGATCGATTTGTATACACCAGTGGTGGTTTCAACTGTCCTAGTTGTTGAGCCAGTGAGGTACTTGCACTTTTGAATATTCTGGCGGGTAACATGTGTGACAAGAATAGCAGAAAACTGGCACTAGTGAGGTGCTCTTTTTTCGGCTCCTCCTTTTCCATGTGGTCCTTAGTCATGCTTTAATTACTGTTCCAAAAATCATTTCTTGatagtaattttgaatttgaaaatttaaaaacatatttaacatattatttgaaaGCTATTTCAGAGTTAACACTTAGAATTTTTCagtacacacacatacacacgaaagaagttgaataattttttattttctagtttaatttagattcaacaagtttaaaacaaattttccTAGAACTTGTTCAATTTCTTATTTGAAAGAGAATTTTAGTCAGTGATGGGATAAAGGAATGAGTATATTACAATTCTCTGACTTTCCTAAGGAGGGTATATGAGATTCTCTAATAAACTTATGTGAGATTTTGAAACATAACATAACTATCATCTCATTCTTTTTAGCTAGctaaatatttagatttgagattatataaacatgtatatgctatttattttataaatctatAGATTGGTTACTAGTTGTAAATATGAATAGGGGTatgtaaaaaattgtttaaactataaaatcgaatcaaaccGATCAAAATTTGTGATTTGGTTGCAAAATGATTGGGTTTAagtttgagtgatttttaaatcaaataaaaccttAAATCCTTTTTCAAATGGTTTTGGATAATGTTTTTAATATGGGAAAACTGTAGTGTTAGTTTCTCATTGGACTCTGTTGTTTCATTTGTATATCTTTCTTCTTACAATCTTATATGGCaatactgtttatatatatatataattatgtaaatttgatatttaagatcaataaaacaaaaaatatgagacatttataacaaaaaattattattgtgtcAGATTCATTGAATTCCTAAATGTGTAACTTTGTAAGTTACTAAGTAATGTAAGTTAATAAtggaattattattaatattactcTGTTAACATTACATATTTTCTTGCATACACAAGTTAGACCTTACAGAGGCGAAGAAAGGACAGTAAGAGAAGAGAGAGCAAATATGGCCTTCTCAGTCTGCTCCATCAAATCACTCCTGTTATTACTCCTCATGTCAGCCATTCCCATTGCTTACATAATTTCCTTGGAGCAAACCAAATTCGCCACTCATGTGTACCAATACCACAGCTCTGGCTACATGCGTGAGTGCGCCAAGTGGGATCAATCCCACAACCGATTCCTCGTTTCCTTTATAGGAGGAGGAATTGGTCAGATATCAGTTCCCCATGATAATAACTTGCCCCAAACTGTTCTAAATGAAGTGACGGTGGTCAAAGATGTTGACTTGGCCGGGAATGCGTCGCTGGGGATCCTCCTTGACCACCCTAGGAACCGCCTCCTTATGGTGGTTACAGACCTTTTATGGAATAAGTACAGTGCACTCGCTGCTTATGATCTGTCAACGTGGAAACGTTTGTTTCTTACCCAACTCAGTGGCCCCAGTAAGTTTATTACATCAGCAGTTTCTTTTAACGTATTAATCTTTATCTGGTTAgtgatttgttattatttgttgGTGCAGGTGATGAGAAATCATTGGCAGACGACGTAGCAGTTGATGCAGAAGGCAATGCATATGTTACTGATGCCAAAGCCAGCAAAATTTGGAAGGTAGGAGTGAATGGGGGGTTGCTATCAATCATTAGAAGCCCAATGTTTACTGCAAAAGAATGGTACAAAAACAGGGTTGGACTAAATGGAATTGTTTACCATCCAAATGGGTTCTTGATAGTAATTCATACATCAAGTGGGAATTTGTTTAAGATCGAGATTGGAAATGGGAAGGGCGAGGAAATTAAGTTGATTAAGATAGAGGGAGGGCCATTGTCATCTGGAGATGGAATGGAGCTGCTGTCTCCAACGAAGCTTGCAGTAGCTGGGCATTATCCTTCAGCAAGATTGGTGGAGAGCTGTGATGGGTGGGAGACGGCTTCTGTGGTGGCAAAATTTAATGGCCCTCTTCATCGGTTGGCCTCAGCGGTAACAGTGAAAGACGGGCAGGTGTATCTCAACCATATATTGGGCCCCAAGAAGCATCTCCTAGTCCAGGCTGTATTCTAGAGCCTCAATCTTCATGTTATGCTCCTTTTTGGGGTTATTATTTTTTGTCGTATCGCAGGAAAATTGAATAGATAAGTGGTAAATTTTCCTTCTTAATTCAGGTCAAGAGTCGTCCAATCTTAAATAATCAAGAAATAAGCAGCATTATTTATGCAAAACAAATCACTTTGTCgatcattttaacaaataaactgTTTCTTCATATGACATCAAACCGACTTGCCATATGAAGCGCACTGCAACCAGCAGCATGCTGTAAGCAACGTTGCCATTGGCAGCTTGTTTATAGCTCAATGACAAGAGGATTACAAGGCagaaaataatactatatatatatatatatatatatatatatatatatatattacaaatttgttctttccaaatatatatacactttcatttaatcaatttatattttacttggAAAAATGATATGTAAGCCTTCATAAAattagtttgttttatttttggaaaaacaataattttattcttttacaaaaattttctttccaaataTATTATGTCTATGTTAaagcaatttatattttttggaaaaaaactGTAATTACGCTCTTTTACAAAAGAATTTCTTTCCAAATATACGTAtgaattcattaaataaatttatattttgttagaaaaaaatgaattttttgaattgataaGTACCCCAATTCAATCCTTTTTCAGCTCTCACCTTTTTACAGCAATCATATACAAAATCACAAACATAAATTGTGACACAATCAGCTTCAAGCTTTCTACTCTCCGTCAATGACATCTCTATAGCAAACTCCAATGGCTCTCTCCTTTCAATCTAGTCCTGTGATTCAAttttctctcctcttctcttGGCCTCTCAAAAAATCTATGAGAAGAACTTGATGAacgaaaataatttaaagaaagagAATTGAAGATGAATCTTAATAAGATTGCGATGTCAAAATACAATGAAAGGATAAAGAATATGTTAcgacaaaaaccaaaaattgaaaatgtacataagaaaaaaaattaaaaattagaaagaaatgACATcatctaagatttttttttgtttttacaattttatgcAATGTGTATTCGTATTTTATTTGCAAATTGATGTAAAATCGTTGgttcaatcataaattaaatcttaaaacagTGTTTTCCACCACTCCCATCTGCCAAGTCTATTAGGTCTTGATCGGAATGATCAAACCATCCACTccaatctaaattttaaaacatgtttagAACAAAAAGCAAGATAAATTTGGGGAAGGATGAATCCTGTTTAGttgattatgtttattataGTACCGTCAAAGTTTTCTAATGCTTAATATTCCTAAGCGCCTTACTCCAacagaaaaacaataaaataagaaaGGATCAAAGAggattaaagtaaaaaattgtgGGTGAAATTACTGCTAACTTTGCACTTTTTCCTTGGTCACATATAATTGGTAACTAAACATGTTCGCAATTACAGGTCACTTTCCCCTCTTCCCTGAACAACCAGAGCCCACTCCTCATTATCACCAAGTCTCTCTCTGCCCTGTCAATGTCACATCACCACTCAGCATCTCctataaataaacattttagtCTACTTAACACAACCAGTTCTCCACCAACTTCGACTTATATTTCAAGCATTGCACGCACAGTCTTTCACATATTAGTCAGATAATTAGCTTTAATGGAGAGGCAAAGAAGTTTCTCTTTCAAATCCACCAGATTCTTAGtattttctttaacaatttcttcttctttaatcttCTTAACACTCATCTCTACCTGGGTCATTAAATCTACTCCTTCCATTCCCGAAGAAACCCATTTTCACTTGAACCAACTCGCCCTTAATCGAAGTCCGAAACCTTTAACTTTAGAGACATTGACGGGCTTCAGTAAAAATTTCTCATCCCAAATATTCTTAATCGATTCTCTAAATAAACCTGAAAATTCTTCATCGTTTGCACCACCGCCGGACGAAGCTTACAAAGGTGATGGTCTAGATGATAACAATGTTTCAACTATAGGTCAAAAGAGTGCACCCGCGGCCGCTCCTTCGCTCGAGGAAGTTGAAGTTCAAAGCAATGAGGGGATTGAAGAGAAGAAGATTGAAGCGGCTTCAACTGAGAAAAATGAGCCTCCTAGCGATGAGCAGATAGAACAGAAGAAGATTAAAGCTCCGTCAGTTGAGGAAATTGAAGTTAGGGCAGCTTCGGCAGAAAAAATTGAAGTGACAGGTGATAAACGGATTGAAGAGAAGAGGTTAAGAAGCTGTGATATTACAAAAGGGAGGTGGCTTTACGACGAGAGCTATCCTTTGTACACAAATGCCTCATGCCCTCTTATAGATGAAGGTTTCAATTGTATGAGCAATGGAAGGGTGGATAAAGATTACATGAAGTGGAAATGGCAGCCTCAAGATTGTGACATCCCAAGgtatttcttttcaaattgaAGTTATAAGTTTTCTAAATCGCAAATTTTAGTCTTAAGTATGAAATGCTGATGAATTATTTTCGCATGGTGTTATCATGTCATGAAAATTATAGGTTCAATGCCACCAAAATGCTGGACTTGATTCGAGGGAAAAGGCTGATTTTTGTGGGAGATTCACTAAATAGGAATCAATGGGAATCTATGCTGTGTTTGTTAATGGGAGCTATTAAAGATCCAAGGAAGGTCTATGAGACCCGTGGACGAAGAATCACCAAAGAGAAGGGAGATTATAGTTTTAGATTTGTGGTAATTGCACaaagatgatatttttatttcaactttaGTGCTAAgcatttgaaatattttatttttggtcttGTCTATGTAGGATTATAAATGCACCGTTGAATATTATGCGAGCCATTTCTTAGTTCATGAGGGCAAGGCAAGAGTAGGGCAGAAGAGGGTGCAAACCTTGAGAATTGATTCTATTGATCGTGGCTCATCAAGATGGAGAGGAGCTGATATCTTGATTTTCAACACTGCACATTGGTGGACACATTACAAAACAAGAGCTGGGTTAGTGCCATTTAAGTTTAACCCTTAAATCCTGCCATTGTTTGACAGAAATGTTAAGTCTGTTCAGCTTCTTTCTTGTTCAATATAAGCTGTGAGTTTCAGTTTAGATCTTCTTTCTTAAAAAAGGGCATAAATCTTTCCTCTGAAATAATTTGTGTATGCATTTGAAGTCAATGGGCAGTTTGAATATCGCCTGCATCTCCATGGACTTAACCTTTAACAAGTTTGCTGCCTATTTTATGTATCATAGGATTAACTATTACCAGGAAGGGAATCTAGTCCATCCCCAGCTCGATGTTTCTACAGCCTTTAGAAGAGCATTGACGACTTGGGCATCTTGGGTTGATAAACGCATCAATCCAAGGAAAACCAGAGTTTTCTTTCGCAATTCCGCACCTTCACATTTCAGGTTTCCTTTTACCATTCCAAAAATTGCACTGTCTTTAATATCATCTGATCATTTGCTGAGTAGTTTATGTTCCATAATACACAGCGGAGGTCAATGGAATTCGGGTGGTCACTGTAGGGAAGCTACTCAACCACTTAATGAAACTTCAAGCTTTATCTACCCTGAGAAGAATGTAATGGTAGAGACGGTCATAAAGCAGATGAGAACACCTGTAACAATCTTGAATATAACCAGACTGTCTGAGTACCGGATAGATGGCCATCCATCAATGTATGGTGCAAAACCAGGGGGTCACTACTCTTCCAACATTCAGGATTGTAGCCATTGGTGTCTTCCAGGTGTACCTGATACATGGAATGAATTGTTGTACTTTGATTTGCTTTCCAAGCAGGAAGATAATCTTCTATGAAACTAGTTTGTGCTCGGAAGCCATATATTCTTTCAATGTTTTATGCCTATTGATATTGTAGGCAGAATGTAAATTATAATCGTCCAGGTTTTTTCCATAGAAAAGGTAAATCAAAATTGTCTCACTAGCTTCAATATGCTCCTTGGCAAATATTCCACCCGATGATTTCCAGCAACCAGCATCACCTGTGCTGTTAATATATTAGCTATAACTTGAAAGGAAATTAATGAAGCTTTTATACCTTGGTGTAGCAGTTTGGATTTGATGAGTGGTTTGCAAATTTCAGCTTACCTCCTTTGCGATAATTAGCATCAAGGACAAACTGCAAAGAACCGAATGGAAGCCTTAAGAACTCCACATGGTTGTGGCTATGTAGGCATAAGGCACATGAGTAAGTTCCAAGTTCATTGCTATTCTCAAACATATAACCATCACCATAATGATATGAATGCTGAAAACGCTGATTTTATTGATTCTGAA
This sequence is a window from Mangifera indica cultivar Alphonso chromosome 5, CATAS_Mindica_2.1, whole genome shotgun sequence. Protein-coding genes within it:
- the LOC123216683 gene encoding probable glutamyl endopeptidase, chloroplastic isoform X2 is translated as MMRGLNKVYHRLFLISPSPLCLPLFPPLKLCRFSSLRTPGHLRTHSSKSLKTNANMTNARLHHVVPINSVAPEDGGSNGCVSSSASNAVATEDEDNLGGRYRLPPPEVRDIVDAPPLPALSFSPQRDKILFLKRRALPPLVEFARPEEKLAGIRIDGKCNTRSRMSFYTGIGIHQLLPDGMLGPEREVHGFPDGSKINFVTWSLDGRHLAFSIRGDEEDGGSSKLRVWVADVETAKARPLFQSPDIYLNAVFENFVWLDDFTLLVCTIPLTRGGPPKKPLVPSGPKIQSNEQKNIIQVRTFQDLLKDEYDEDLFDYYATTQLVLVSLDGTVKEIGPPGVYTSTEPSPDQKYLLISSIHRPYSFIVPCGRFPRKVEVWTTDGKFVRELCDLPLAEDIPIAFSSVRKGMRSINWRADKPSTLYWAETQDGGDAKVEVTPRDIIYTQPAKPLEGEKPAILHQLDLRYGGISWCDDSLALVYESWYKTRRTRTWIISPGSKGVSPRILFDRSSEDVYSDPGSPMMRRTATGTYVIAKLKKENDEGTYLLLNGRGATPEGSIPFLDLFDINTGNKERIWESDKEKFYETTVALMSDQTEGDIHINQLKILTSKESKTENTQYFIQSWPDKKSCQITNFPHPYPQLTSLHKEMIKYQRKDGVQLTATLYLPPCYDPSKDGPLPCLFWSYPGEFKSKDAAGQVRGSPNEFPGIGPTSPLVWLARRFAVLSGPTIPIIGEGDEEANDRYVEQLVASAEAAVEEVVKRGVAHPRKISVGGHSYGAFMTANLLAHAPHLFCCGIARSGAYNRTLTPFGFQNEDRTLWEATSTYVEMSPFMSANKIKKPILIIHGEEDNNPGTLTMQSDRFFNALKGHGALCRLVLLPYESHGYAARESIMHVLWETDRWLQKYCVSNSSDVNSDLQACKGSASKGATVSENKAVAASGGGGPELADMADEESRSLPRSLL
- the LOC123216683 gene encoding probable glutamyl endopeptidase, chloroplastic isoform X1 gives rise to the protein MMRGLNKVYHRLFLISPSPLCLPLFPPLKLCRFSSLRTPGHLRTHSSKSLKTNANMTNARLHHVVPINSVAPEDGGSNGCVSSSASNAVATEDEDNLGGRYRLPPPEVRDIVDAPPLPALSFSPQRDKILFLKRRALPPLVEFARPEEKLAGIRIDGKCNTRSRMSFYTGIGIHQLLPDGMLGPEREVHGFPDGSKINFVTWSLDGRHLAFSIRGDEEDGGSSKLRVWVADVETAKARPLFQSPDIYLNAVFENFVWLDDFTLLVCTIPLTRGGPPKKPLVPSGPKIQSNEQKNIIQVRTFQDLLKDEYDEDLFDYYATTQLVLVSLDGTVKEIGPPGVYTSTEPSPDQKYLLISSIHRPYSFIVPCGRFPRKVEVWTTDGKFVRELCDLPLAEDIPIAFSSVRKGMRSINWRADKPSTLYWAETQDGGDAKVEVTPRDIIYTQPAKPLEGEKPAILHQLDLRYGGISWCDDSLALVYESWYKTRRTRTWIISPGSKGVSPRILFDRSSEDVYSDPGSPMMRRTATGTYVIAKLKKENDEGTYLLLNGRGATPEGSIPFLDLFDINTGNKERIWESDKEKFYETTVALMSDQTEGDIHINQLKILTSKESKTENTQYFIQSWPDKKSCQITNFPHPYPQLTSLHKEMIKYQRKDGVQLTATLYLPPCYDPSKDGPLPCLFWSYPGEFKSKDAAGQVRGSPNEFPGIGPTSPLVWLARRFAVLSGPTIPIIGEGDEEANDRYVEQLVASAEAAVEEVVKRGVAHPRKISVGGHSYGAFMTANLLAHAPHLFCCGIARSGAYNRTLTPFGFQNEDRTLWEATSTYVEMSPFMSANKIKKPILIIHGEEDNNPGTLTMQSDRFFNALKGHGALCRLVLLPYESHGYAARESIMHVLWETDRWLQKYCVSNSSDVNSDLQACKGSASKGATVSENKAVAASGGGGPELADMADEESRSLPRSLLCRLSHGGKVGASVVHG
- the LOC123216686 gene encoding uncharacterized protein LOC123216686; this translates as MAFSVCSIKSLLLLLLMSAIPIAYIISLEQTKFATHVYQYHSSGYMRECAKWDQSHNRFLVSFIGGGIGQISVPHDNNLPQTVLNEVTVVKDVDLAGNASLGILLDHPRNRLLMVVTDLLWNKYSALAAYDLSTWKRLFLTQLSGPSDEKSLADDVAVDAEGNAYVTDAKASKIWKVGVNGGLLSIIRSPMFTAKEWYKNRVGLNGIVYHPNGFLIVIHTSSGNLFKIEIGNGKGEEIKLIKIEGGPLSSGDGMELLSPTKLAVAGHYPSARLVESCDGWETASVVAKFNGPLHRLASAVTVKDGQVYLNHILGPKKHLLVQAVF
- the LOC123216685 gene encoding protein trichome birefringence-like 6, with translation MERQRSFSFKSTRFLVFSLTISSSLIFLTLISTWVIKSTPSIPEETHFHLNQLALNRSPKPLTLETLTGFSKNFSSQIFLIDSLNKPENSSSFAPPPDEAYKGDGLDDNNVSTIGQKSAPAAAPSLEEVEVQSNEGIEEKKIEAASTEKNEPPSDEQIEQKKIKAPSVEEIEVRAASAEKIEVTGDKRIEEKRLRSCDITKGRWLYDESYPLYTNASCPLIDEGFNCMSNGRVDKDYMKWKWQPQDCDIPRFNATKMLDLIRGKRLIFVGDSLNRNQWESMLCLLMGAIKDPRKVYETRGRRITKEKGDYSFRFVDYKCTVEYYASHFLVHEGKARVGQKRVQTLRIDSIDRGSSRWRGADILIFNTAHWWTHYKTRAGINYYQEGNLVHPQLDVSTAFRRALTTWASWVDKRINPRKTRVFFRNSAPSHFSGGQWNSGGHCREATQPLNETSSFIYPEKNVMVETVIKQMRTPVTILNITRLSEYRIDGHPSMYGAKPGGHYSSNIQDCSHWCLPGVPDTWNELLYFDLLSKQEDNLL